In Oryza sativa Japonica Group chromosome 1, ASM3414082v1, the genomic stretch tttttatctataaacACCCATAACTTTCTGCTTAAATAACAGATAACCTTAACTATGAGCTTAAATATGCTTTGGGAAAAAAAGAGTTCTTGCTATGAGGAAACGCTatccataaataaaaaaatttctaggAAATTTATTCATAAAGGAACTAAATTCAAACTCAGGACTTtccatcattttcttttttggcaagGATCCATCACTATTAGCCTTTTGTAATCTAAACACTAATCAGCCTACATATCGTCATCAGCAACAACGAACGACCCCAACTTGCGGCCCATCGAAATCAAAAATCCACACTCCAGGAGTACGACTCCCGGCCTGGCCCGCCCAGCTGCATGCCGATCTCCAGCTGCGCCACGCCCATCCTTTGCTCCGCCGCCATGAGCCGAAGCAGATCCTCCGgcacgcccgccgcctcgctcgtCGCGTCCACCGCCACCGTCAAGGCCTCCCTCGCCCCGAGCCGGAAGCTGGGTATGCTCCCGTACGCCAGTGGGACGCCGGCGTAGGAGACCTTGACGCTGCCGCCCTCTCGGTGCCGGTCGAGGATGTGGTCGTTGTCGATGCGCACGAGTAGATTGAACGCCGGCCGCGAGGCAACTCCTGGACCTGGAGCCAGGGCCAGCACCGGCACCAGCCCGCTGACGCCGACAAGCTCGATGGAGCTCTCGATCGGCTTGTCGATGTTAACAACAGCGCCGAATGCGCCGAACGCCTGGTAGATTAtccaaaaaccaagaaaaaaccagaagctAAGCAGGAAGTAATTGGACGGGAACAGCACCGCCATGGCTACCTCGTACCATAGACTCGGCTCGCATTCGTCCACCCCATGAGATGTATCAGCTGCGTCGTGGTCCTTAGCCGCCATGGCAACAGATCGGGGAACTTGATAACCGAACAAAACGGTGTAGGGCTTATTACTGTCTGTTCTAATAACATGCAGTTTCCTTTATTAAGGCCAACTTTTGAGATGGATTCGGCCCAGAACTCCGTCAGATCACACGCGTAAGGTTCCATAACACCGTGTATCTCTCTGATAGGGAGATAGGGAGATTTACGCTGATACTACGAGACCTACGACTACGAGGAATCTATCCAATATTCATCGGTTCTCTtacagcaggtacaatagcagattataagccagctgcaaacatacttagagcaggtacaatagcaggctataagccagctgcaaacatattttaatgagataaataagaagagagaagggcagcgggctacagatttgtagccagctgtagcaagGACTCCAAAACGCagcgtgtgtatgacaggtgggaccagatattaatagtatagtatgtaactattgtataaatgagctattagattggctataaatgaattggagctagtagttggctatactattaaacttgctcttagagcagatacaatagcagattataagccagctgcaaacatatttaaaggagataaatgagaagagagaagggcagcgggctacaaatttgtagccagctgtagcacagactccaagacgcagcgtgtgtatgacaggtgggaccggatattaatagtgtagtatgtaaatattgtatgaatgagctattagattgtttatagataaattggagctagtagttggctatgctattaaacttgctcttatgttCGCTGGATGAGTACTCCATTCTTCATCCTGGAAGGGAGCATCTCGGGAGTAAATTGTCGACAAGATGAGAAAAGTTTCAGGTGATCTTGATTCAACTACGACGGTActgaacaaataaataaatttcataaaactacaaatacTTTGATAAAACTATCACAAAGCTGCTATGTATTAATGTGGTTTATTGCAAGGCAAGCAGACACACAAGCAGACAAGCGGAGACTCTGCCAGATCTGTCTACATATTTACGTTTCGAAAGTGACCAGTAGAAAAATTGCCATCACGTTGTGCATTACACAAAATCTGTATAGAACCTATGATGTTAATCAAGCTATTCTCTTTCTGGACTGGACAACATACATCGGGTCTGTTCGTCCAGGATTAGGAGATATATCAACAGCCtgtaaagaaaacaaaaaccgTTCATGCCATGGCTCTAGTTTATGCGCAGAGAATCAGCAATTATAGAACTATAAATACGGTTGATGGTTTATCTATCATTGAAATGTGAATGCTTAACTTGGTTTGCAATGCTTAGCTGGCCATTTCAGTTCTTGCTACGAACACACTTGTTGAAAGGACAAGTAAATATAAGGAGTACTTTTGGATGCCCTTTTAACTATTCAAGTGTGGAAAAATGATTTCAGTAAGTAAATGCTTTACCTCAGGAGGTTCAAAATCTCCAGCATAATGGAAGTAAGCCCCAACTATCCAAGCGTGATCAGCATCACTGGTTGACGTCCATATAGATATAGCCTTTGTCCAAAAGCAGCGATTTGAAAAACTACACCCgaagttaaaaaaaagttcaggATTGTTTCATATAAACATCTAGTAAAGAGGATTATATAAAAGAAACAAGGGATACTAGTAAATCACATTAATCATGATAATGAAGTTACTATATGTATTACCTCATTATGGCCAATCCACTTGGTTTAAGTATTCGTCTCATTTCCTTGAAAACATCAATTGGTTTTGTCAAGTAGTCTACACTAACCTATAACCCACACACACAAACTATGCTGTCAGATCATAGAAGCAATCCGATAGGCGCCAAAATATAATATTAGTTGGCTACTTGTGCCATATGGGCTATAGCATtttgaaataataaaaaattgtTCATTTATCAAGGCTGAACTTATCATGTAAAAGAAATAGTACCACGTTGGTTATAACATCAAATGTGTTATCCTCAAAAGGAAGCTTCGGGTTCACATTGAGGTCTTGCACAACGTACTCTGTTAACACCTATTTTCAGAGTGAAACAAAAAGAAACCATTGTCAAAAAAGGAATATATCTAGATGATCCAACTCTGTAAGTAGAGGATGAACCGCTGCTATCAATAATCACTAGTTCTATGTAGATTAAACATGCCGGATACACTATCACTTTTCAGAAAAACAAACCTCAATTTGCTAAAGGCACATACCGGATTCCTTTTCAATTCATCTTCATTCATACCCATCCCCACAATCTTCTCTTGTTTGTACCCAGGTGGATAATGGCTCACCTTTATAAGGTATAACTAAACTGTAAGAATTGCAGGGGACATTGCAAAGAAAAATGTTAACTTGAGACACCAAAAGTCCTACCCAGCTGCTGCACATGTCCAGGATGGCCACCCCAGGAGTGTTGCTTGGAGGAAGAACTTCTGAGTAGTATTTCGTGAGAGCCTCGATTGCTTGGTCATCAATGTGAGTCACATAACGGGGAGCCGAGTAGAACAGAGCATCTGATGATCTGCCAAGTGATCACAATGCATCAATTCAGGCATCCACTAGCTGCCCAATCTATTTACCTGGTTACAGTGCTGCACATATGAGAAGTTGGTAATAGTAGGAACACCACCAATTGGCTACCCGAATACTGAAAAGATTTGACTTGAGCTGCATGAATGCTCTGCTCTGAGCTAGAGCTACTCACTCATCGAAGCGGCTGAAGTCTTCGGCCTTGAATGGGAACTCATCCGGCCACTCAACATTCTTCAAAATCTACAAGCAGCACGCCGTGATTGACATCAGTAGACCTCACACGCGATCGCAAGGGGAAAAAATTGCAATAAATGGACTATGGAATACGACCTGTTCGACCGGGGAAACCCCCTGCCTCGGCCGAGCTGAGGCCACGAACGAGCGTGACGGGGCGCCGCCGGAGGCCATGCGGGCGAGCTGGTCGACGAAAGCGGCGCCGAGGCCCAGGaagacgcgccgcggccgcgcggccTGCGGGGCCACGGGAGCGCCACGGGCACGGGGGCCGGAGGCGCGGGCTCGGGGCGTCCTAAGACGGGGCCTTCTCAGGGCGAGGAGTTCATGGGGGCGTGGCGCGAGCGTGGCCatggaggtgggcggcggccgcggcggttaGGAAAGGGAACACGAGGCGAGGTCGCCATGGGTTTATGCTCGCGCGCGCAGGGAGCGCTTCGTGGCGCCACGCGCGTCGCAGAGACGCGGATCAGCGGATGCATCGTTGGTGGATTGGGGTTGGTCTGGTTCATTGGCTCCTGTGAGCTGCTGCCATGTGGGCCCTGCCCTGTCCGTGAGACTGTTCTCCCATAAACCGAGCGATGAGTGTGTTTGCCTTCCCAATTGGCCAACTTCTTATGCATTCCGTTCAGTTATGCGCAATCTAACATGATAGTCGTAtcccttttagaaaatgatagtactccatccattttaCGATACaatacgttttgactttgaccaaagtcaaactgtttaaAGT encodes the following:
- the LOC9267225 gene encoding uncharacterized protein, with the protein product MATLAPRPHELLALRRPRLRTPRARASGPRARGAPVAPQAARPRRVFLGLGAAFVDQLARMASGGAPSRSFVASARPRQGVSPVEQILKNVEWPDEFPFKAEDFSRFDESSDALFYSAPRYVTHIDDQAIEALTKYYSEVLPPSNTPGVAILDMCSSWVSHYPPGYKQEKIVGMGMNEDELKRNPVLTEYVVQDLNVNPKLPFEDNTFDVITNVVSVDYLTKPIDVFKEMRRILKPSGLAIMSFSNRCFWTKAISIWTSTSDADHAWIVGAYFHYAGDFEPPEAVDISPNPGRTDPMYVVQSRKRIA